In Triticum urartu cultivar G1812 unplaced genomic scaffold, Tu2.1 TuUngrouped_contig_5581, whole genome shotgun sequence, the genomic window CCGCCACTGCCCGCGCCTGCGCACGCTCCGGCTCGGCGGCTTCTTGTTTGACCAAGGCGACCTGAGGGTCAACTCGGCGTCGCTGCAGGAGCTGGCCGTGGACCGCGAGAGCGGGCTGACACACCGCGTCGACATCGTCGCCCCCGCGCTCAAGCAATTGTCCGTGTCCTTGATAGCCACAGAGGTCAGCATCTCCGTCTTGGCTCCAATGGTGGAGAAGGTCTCGTGGCACTGCTGCTACAGGGCGGGGTCTGTTACCTTTGGTCTTTGGGAGCTTGAGCAGGTCTCTCTAGAGACCTCAGAGAGCCAAGGACAGCTCCCTTCGCTGCAGATTCATGCCTCCATAGTATGTCTCCTCTCCTGCTCTCAATTTACTGCGATGGAGtaaccaaaaaatattatctgtATAAGTATCCTTCAATTACTTTTCAGTTCCGGTCAAATTTCCCCGGCGAGGCGATCAGCTTCACGCAAGAGATAGTGAAGCATATGGTTGTTGCCTTCTCCGCTCTGGAGCTTCATCTCGAAACAATCGGGCATGTTTTTGGAGCAATTGTGTTTCTTCTCCTTGGAATGAATCGGATTCGTCCAGCTGTGCGGAGGCTTAAGCTCGTCCTATGGAGAACATCGGTAATTCTCAGCTCTGATTACGTATCTCAGTAATGTACATTGTGTAGTAGTAATTCACATTTTTTTTGGTTTTAGGTGAGAGAAAGATGCCTACCGAATTGTCCATGTCAGCCCATGGACTGGAGATCCCAAACTGTCTCCTTTACTCATCTCCAAGAAGTGGAGATCACTGGCTTTGAAGGGGCGGGTCATGAGTTTGATTTCTTAAAATTGATGCTCGGATGTTCTCCGGCACTTAAAAAAATGACTTTGAAGCTGTCACGTGATGTGTGGTCAAGGGAACATAGACGCACAATAATAAACGACATCTTCAAGGCGTATCCTTCCGTGCAATGCTATGTTTATCTTTGCTCTGGTAAGTGTATGTTCTGCGTGCTCTGTTAATCCTTTTAGGTTTTGTTGAAGCCTAATGCCAACTTAAGTTAGtgcttatgcttttcaagttctGAACATAGACATGCCAATTACAAAGTCTGGCTGCACATGTGTATCCCTGTAATTAGCTCAATATGATATCTTACTGCTTAACCTATGCGCACACATCCTCACATCTATATTACTACGGAATTGGCAGTAATTAGTTTGATCTCCTTAGCACAGGCTCCCTTACCATGGTTGCTCCTTTTGTTTTATGCAATCCTCTGTTACTCACGACCTTCTGTTCTGCTTTGGATATGCATTCAGTAGCCAAAATGGGTTTCTAAATTAGCTGAAGCGAACTAGTTGTCTCATCTGAATTTTACGGGCATTCGGGTTTGGTATAAACTATAATTTCCTGTTAAATTCTGTTTTAAGAATTAATTTGCTAATTTCCCTTTGCCAGTTGCCAACAATCTTTGCTGACCTAACCACTATACACTATACTGAATTATTGACCAGAGCTTGTTTCAATTTGCCTCTTCCTCAGGGTTCATGCATGGCTACCAAAATTATGACTGACATGATCCTCATCCATACCTCTGCAAATTCTTTGGTTCACATCCGCAAGATCATCCTTTCCCATGCTGAGAAACTCCATACATTTTGCGTAGTTTCTGGAGTACTTTTGCTTGGTTGCTTTAACCGATTAACTTAAGTGAATTGTGTAGTGCTTGCCATGCCAATCAATCATGGATGTGATATATTATATTTGGCCAACCTTTCTCAATACTCATGTGCTCCTACTGATTCTGCTAAGCAGCGGTTCTAAATGTCGacaccatgtgtttcttcaacaaAACTAGATAAATCTGCAGAGGATGTTCAGTTTACTTGCATCACTTCGACAGTTGAATATAACTAAGAGTGCGTGCTGCTCAGCTTACTGGTGCAGCAAACCAGGCAAATTACTGGAACCAAATGGTGTTATAAGGAGTTGGCCATCGTCGGAAATGATGATCTTGTCAATGTACAACATGAATCCACTAtctggaggatgaaaatcttgtcCACAAACAATTTTGATTGGCATGCTTGATACGGTACATGCATGCTAGTGCAGGGGCATTATATGAGCAAAGATTGTTGCTGCTGGCAAATATAATGCAACACATACCAAGAGACAAAAATCAGCATCAACAATAATTCGCTTCTCAGTAAGGACCAAAATTTTAAATAGCTAGCATAGCGGCAGCCATAGAATGTGCTAAATTGTACATGGTGTTGTTTAGCATGATGCCCCTCAAAACGCTATAGCGAGGTCGCTATTTCAAACTTTAGTGATGATTGAGTAAAAAATAATGTCATTCAATTAGTTTGACTGAATTTGAGAAGATGCTAGATATAATTATTCCAAAGAATATACTCCCTCTATCACAGTTTAAAGGGCGTATCTTCAAAACCAGAATTTTTCACAATTAGAGGGAAATAGGGCGCATGTCATTAATTAGCCTATTAACTGCATCGTTTTGGGAGGAATTAGCTCCTTCCGTTTACCTTCCTGGTGCGCATGCATGGTGTGAACTGAAATTACTTCACCAATGCATGCGATGGTTTCCTTCTTTTACTGGACGGGGAGGTTACTATGTGTTTGTTTGGCGATTAATTAGGCGCATATCCTTAACTACTGCAGCTTCAATGCATCGGTTATTCCTACCAATCGCTAGCAACCTTGGGCCCAGAAAGATGTGAGGTACCCCCTTTAAACTGTGATGGGGGGAGTAAACCAAGTTATAGTCAAACAATTGTGTGATACCGAGGCGGTGGACGGAGGCGGTGCTGTGCTGCATAGCGGAGGCAGGCCCAAGAGGAGCAGCGGGTCGTCCGAGAGGGCACTGAGTTGATGCGGTTCTTCCTCCCTCTGCTGCTGGGAGAAAGGCAAGCAGAGAAGTCATCAATTCAGCCAAATGCTTTTTCatacacatgcattgcataccttCAGATGGGGAGACCAACAATAGTCGCAGCAAGGCACGAACAAGTGGCAGTGAATCGCGGGGCAAATCTCCTTTGGCAGACAGATAAAACATCAACGTAGGAGGGGTAATCCACATCCATCCCTCTGCCAATGGAGCAGTTGCCCTGCAATGCACCTTCACACTCACACACATACATCATACATCTATCTCCCTTGGTAATCACCGCCACCGACATGGGTTCCTTCCTGTTCTAGCAGCTATTGTTGTTGCTGTTGTCGGTGTTGGTTGGTTAGAGGAGGAGAACCGATGGCGCGACATGTATTTATGCGCTACCGAGAACGGCATATCCATGGAGCACATGCTCCTTTCATTGCGTTTGCAACCGATGCCGTGGATCAAGGCCAAAAGGAGGAGAAAAGAAAAGGTTCTCTGAAAGGAAATGCCAAAGAAAAAGAGAAGAATATTACTGTTTTATTCCAATATCAGATTAGATCGGATGCCCTTTCTGTTTGCGACTTGGATTTTGCGATTCCTTCTCCTTGAGAAAGCTCTCACGCAGCGAGAGAGAAAGCTTGCAGAGGGGAATCAACCAAGGAGATCAGGAGGAGAATGTGCTGCCGCCACAGGCTAGGCCTTTCTCTCGCTCCACTAGCAAGACGCCATGTGCCATGGTCCACGAAATGTGATGTGATCGTGAGTTCACGACCATTTCCATCTTTTTGTACCTACATTGTTTAGCGCTCTGCTCACTAGGACGAATAGCAAGAAGAAGCATCATCAATGTTTCCTTTCTTGAGGAGATCGAGGGTCCAGCGGCTCAAACCTTAACTTGCCACTGCGTGGTTGTATCGCCTAGAAGCGATGTTCAAGTCAATAAAATCCTCTTATTGAGAAAACAGATTGACTTCAATTCAGTCAAAGGATTGAGTTTGTATTTCCTCCACTCTCTTGTTTACTGCAAGTCTGGCAAAATCAAAACTATGCCGTGTATTTTCCAGTCTATTGTAAATGCCATCCAAACCTTGCGAGATTTTATGAACACATTTTGGCCTAAATTGAGAATAACAGACAAAGAATACTGGAAAGTGATTTGGCTTTTACACGACACAACCTGGTGAATGCAACACATGCACTTCCATATCCAAGCTAGAATCAAAGGCACGTGTACATGCAGCGCGGCACAGCACCGTTAGCTAAAAGAGAAGCTTCCCAAGAATATATCGTTCCCGCTCGGTAGAACATGCCAGGCATATCCAGATTTCGTCTCCCAAGTAGGATAGACTGCTAGCTGCCATCAAAGAAACATATAGTGTGCCGTGCACATGACACAATTAGCTGTATCAGGTAGAGGGTGAAAATCACAGTGCGGTTCTCCTCTGGCATGTAGGCTGACAGTCAGCCGGTCGGCGAGACTGCTGGTCCGTCCCTGCCAAACGATGATTTGCCCTGCCATTCATAATCCACCCTACTTTGTAATTTGTAGGCATTATGTGATTACTGTCAGGGGCGGAGGCAGGATTTGGGTATAGGGGAGGCCGAGCCAAGTTTAAAAAAAGTGCAACGCAAAAAATAAGTACCATAATAATGTGTCGTCTCAATGCAATTAAAACACAAATATATTTGTACTGTTACtagtttaattttttttcttacaATTGCCACTAAGATAAAAAAATATTAATGATTTCATTCGAAGATAACCTAATTTCTACAGTAATTTCCTATGAATGTATTCCCTACAATTGCCACTAAGATAAAAAATATTAATAATTTCATTCGAAGATAACCTAATTTCTACAGTAATTTCCTATGAATGTATATCATCATGCAATTTCGAAGCAAGTCATATTCCATTGGACTAGGATTGGTAACTCGTGCATTAGCCTCATGTTTAAAAATCAAATCAAATTAATCTTTATGAAGTTTGTCTGCACTTTGCTCTTCATGATCACCTCGGAAATCAAGCAATCAAATGAAATTAAAAATGAATTAGAATCATTGACCTCGCCATCAAAATAACTAAAATTTGATGTATAATTTCAACACGTACAAGATGAGAGTTGTGAGGGGTAGTACTCCATAGTGCAAACCATGGCGCTGGACCTCTAGAATACTGGAAGAGTGTGCTCCAGGATTTCCCAATCACGGTACTGGTGTTGCCTGATTAGGCCGCGGCCGCCGCCAGCTCTAATCGCCTCAAGCTTTTTTACGAGATCTAATCGCCTCAAGTCATGCCTTAGTCACGCCATGGTTGACCTTTTTTAGCGTAAAATAAAGCCGGAAGTGTACTAGGAACGGAGGAGGCCATGAATGGGCTTTCCGATGGGCCTTTTTTTCAGATTTTATTCTCAGTTTTCACCATCGTTTGAGTTAAGGGGGGCCAACTTCGTGTATTCCCTTGATCCAGCGCTAATTACTCGTAGCTGCTGAAGGAATTGTCGATCGATAGGGGGGCCAGGCCCCTGCTCGTCCCCCCCTGTCTCCGCCACTGATTACTGTGCTATAAATTAAGCTTTTCTTTTCCTACCTGAAAAGGAATTCCAATTTAGAAATGGTAAGTCCGAGGAACTCAGTCCAGATTTTTAatgttttttttttcatttttgcgCCTTTGAAAATAAATTGCAGGAAATTTCTGAAGCCTTCTTATACTGTTTTTAAGTAGAGCGCGGGCATATGTTCCATTTAAATTTGATATTATCATTTTAGAAAACTAGCACGGTGGTGCCCCAGGATGACACAACGCTGTTTGTGAGATGACAGTAAAACAAGGGAAATGTTGGAGGCGAGTATAAACCAAATATTAAGTGAATAGAACAAGATCAGGAAATATGATAGTACTATAGAATCCAATGAAAACTGGTGCTGATAGCAAACCATGAGCATAATTTGGACGACCCGACAGCTAGGGTAGGCAAGATACCAGTTCAGGATACTAAACTATGTGGAAGATGGGAAGAACTTCAGTGTAATATGCTCAACCAGGATTTATAATCGACGGCACGACTTTAGGTTTCAAAAAACTTACAGGGACTAACGATTACATCTTCTTTTCAACTAGAAGCATACTAACCATACATGCAGAACATGTACTCACCAGCGCTAAGGCAAAACACAGAATTCCACGGTAGAGTAGACCTTGGAGATGTTGTGTTTTTGTGTGCACCCAGCATTACCTGCAGATGCCTCATGTCACAGATTCACGGTCATTCTTTTAAGCACTGGCGCACATTCGAATATCAGTTTCAAGAAATCCATCTCATGTTCGCCTCCTTCAAATCCGTTGATCTCCACTTCTTCAAGAGCAGTCAAGGAGATAGTTTGGGATTGCTAGTTTGTGGGTTTACATCGACAACGTGT contains:
- the LOC125529410 gene encoding uncharacterized protein LOC125529410, producing the protein MVEKVSWHCCYRAGSVTFGLWELEQVSLETSESQGQLPSLQIHASIFRSNFPGEAISFTQEIVKHMVVAFSALELHLETIGHVFGAIVFLLLGMNRIRPAVRRLKLVLWRTSVRERCLPNCPCQPMDWRSQTVSFTHLQEVEITGFEGAGHEFDFLKLMLGCSPALKKMTLKLSRDVWSREHRRTIINDIFKAYPSVQCYVYLCSGFMHGYQNYD